The following coding sequences are from one Mycolicibacterium aichiense window:
- the marP gene encoding acid resistance serine protease MarP, translating into MTSSQWLDIAVLAVALVAAVSGWRSGALGSLMSFVGVILGAIAGVMLAPHIVSHISSPRAKLFAALFLILALVVVGEVAGVVLGRAVRGAIRNRAVRTVDSVIGVAVQLLVVMVAAWLLASPLTSSDQPNLAAATRGSKVLAEVDKYAPEWLKAVPKRMSALLRTSGLPDVLQPFGRTPIQAVDAPDASLADSLVVGNARASVVKIRGVAPGCQKVLEGTGFVIAPNRVMSNAHVVAGSDSVTVEAEGQTYDATVVSYDPNEDISILDVPNLPQRPLVFADQPAKSGTDAVVLGYPGGGEFAATPARVRETIELNGPDIYRTTTVNREVYTIRGTVRQGNSGGPMINRAGQVLGVVFGAAVDDNDTGFVLTANEVSRQLAKIGNTAKVATGACVT; encoded by the coding sequence GTGACGAGTTCGCAATGGCTGGACATCGCCGTGCTGGCGGTGGCGTTGGTGGCGGCCGTCTCGGGCTGGCGGTCCGGCGCGCTGGGTTCACTGATGTCGTTCGTCGGCGTCATCCTCGGCGCCATCGCCGGAGTGATGCTCGCACCCCACATCGTCAGCCACATCAGCTCACCGCGGGCCAAGCTGTTTGCCGCACTGTTCTTGATCCTGGCTCTGGTGGTCGTCGGTGAGGTGGCCGGAGTGGTGCTCGGCCGGGCGGTACGCGGCGCGATCCGCAACCGTGCGGTCCGCACCGTCGACTCGGTGATCGGCGTGGCTGTGCAGCTGCTGGTGGTGATGGTCGCGGCGTGGCTGCTCGCCAGCCCGCTGACGTCGTCGGACCAGCCGAACCTGGCCGCTGCCACGCGCGGCTCGAAAGTGCTTGCCGAGGTGGACAAGTACGCACCCGAGTGGCTCAAGGCCGTGCCCAAGCGGATGTCGGCACTGCTGCGCACCTCGGGGCTGCCGGATGTCTTGCAGCCCTTCGGCCGCACTCCCATTCAGGCCGTGGACGCCCCCGACGCATCGCTGGCCGACAGCCTGGTTGTCGGCAATGCGCGTGCCAGCGTGGTGAAGATCCGCGGCGTGGCGCCCGGATGCCAAAAGGTACTGGAGGGCACCGGTTTCGTGATCGCCCCGAACCGGGTGATGTCCAACGCGCACGTGGTCGCAGGCTCGGACAGTGTCACCGTGGAAGCCGAAGGGCAGACCTACGACGCGACCGTGGTGTCATATGACCCCAACGAGGACATCTCCATCCTGGACGTCCCGAACCTGCCGCAGCGCCCGCTGGTGTTCGCCGACCAGCCGGCCAAATCCGGCACCGACGCGGTCGTGCTGGGCTATCCCGGTGGCGGCGAGTTCGCGGCGACTCCGGCGCGGGTACGCGAGACCATCGAGCTCAACGGGCCGGACATCTACCGCACGACGACGGTCAACCGCGAGGTGTACACAATCAGAGGAACTGTGCGCCAAGGCAACTCGGGCGGACCGATGATCAACCGGGCGGGCCAGGTGCTCGGCGTCGTGTTCGGCGCCGCAGTCGACGACAATGACACCGGTTTCGTGCTGACGGCCAACGAGGTGTCGCGGCAGCTGGCCAAGATCGGCAACACCGCCAAGGTGGCCACCGGGGCCTGCGTCACCTAG
- a CDS encoding RidA family protein, with translation MTASQKLAELGLTLPTPAKPLAAYVPAVRTGNLIYTSGQLPTESGSLIHTGKVGAEVTAEQAKQAAQLCALNALAAIDALVGLDNVTRVVKVVGFVASAPGFTGQPGVINGASEFLGEVFGEAGTHARSAVGVSELPLNAPVEVELIAEVE, from the coding sequence GTGACCGCATCCCAGAAACTGGCCGAGCTCGGCCTGACTCTCCCGACGCCCGCCAAGCCGCTGGCGGCGTACGTGCCCGCAGTGCGGACGGGCAATCTCATCTACACCTCTGGCCAGCTGCCGACCGAATCGGGCAGCCTCATCCACACCGGCAAGGTAGGCGCCGAGGTGACGGCAGAGCAGGCCAAGCAGGCCGCGCAGTTGTGCGCGCTCAATGCGCTGGCCGCCATCGACGCGCTGGTGGGTCTCGACAACGTGACGCGAGTGGTCAAGGTCGTCGGGTTCGTCGCGTCGGCACCCGGATTCACCGGTCAGCCCGGTGTCATCAACGGGGCCTCGGAGTTCCTGGGTGAGGTGTTCGGCGAGGCCGGCACGCACGCCCGCTCCGCGGTCGGAGTCTCCGAGCTGCCGCTGAACGCGCCGGTGGAGGTCGAGCTCATCGCCGAGGTGGAATGA
- a CDS encoding ArsA-related P-loop ATPase, whose product MMATTSSDGSSLAWPSRLTKARLHFVTGKGGTGKTTVAAALALTLAAGGRRVLLVEVEGRQGIAQLFDVPPLPYEELKIATAEGGGHVNALAVDIEAAFLEYLDMFYNLGLAGRAMRRIGAIEFATTIAPGLRDVLLTGKIKESVVRLDRNKRPAYDAIVVDSPPTGRIARFLDVTKAVSDLAKGGPVHSQADGVVKLLHSEQTAIHLVTLLEALPIQETIEAIEELKELDLPIGSVIVNRNIPPFLPPDDLAKAAEGDIDADAVRAGLDKVGINLADDDFAGLLTETIEHASRIKARSESAEQLDRLEVPRLELPTIADGVDLGSLYELAETLAQQGVR is encoded by the coding sequence CTGATGGCGACCACATCGAGCGACGGCAGCTCTCTGGCCTGGCCCTCCCGTCTGACCAAGGCGCGTCTGCACTTCGTGACGGGCAAAGGCGGTACCGGCAAGACCACGGTCGCGGCGGCGCTCGCGCTGACCCTGGCCGCCGGCGGTCGCAGGGTGCTGCTGGTGGAAGTCGAAGGGCGGCAAGGCATTGCGCAGCTGTTCGATGTTCCGCCGCTGCCGTACGAGGAGCTGAAGATCGCCACCGCCGAGGGCGGCGGCCACGTCAACGCGCTGGCTGTCGACATCGAGGCGGCGTTCCTGGAGTACCTCGACATGTTCTACAACCTGGGTCTGGCCGGCCGGGCGATGCGCCGGATCGGTGCCATCGAGTTCGCGACGACCATCGCGCCGGGTCTACGGGACGTCCTGCTCACCGGCAAGATCAAGGAGTCGGTGGTGCGACTGGACCGCAACAAGCGTCCGGCGTACGACGCGATCGTCGTCGACTCTCCCCCGACCGGCCGGATCGCCCGGTTCCTCGACGTCACGAAGGCCGTCTCGGACCTGGCCAAGGGCGGGCCGGTGCACTCGCAGGCCGACGGCGTGGTCAAGCTGCTGCACTCCGAACAGACCGCGATCCATTTGGTCACCCTGCTCGAGGCGCTGCCGATCCAGGAGACCATCGAGGCCATCGAGGAACTCAAAGAGCTCGACCTGCCCATCGGCAGCGTGATCGTGAACCGCAACATTCCGCCGTTCCTGCCGCCCGACGACCTCGCGAAGGCCGCCGAGGGTGACATCGATGCCGACGCGGTCCGCGCCGGGCTCGACAAGGTGGGCATCAACCTGGCCGACGACGACTTCGCCGGGCTGCTGACGGAGACCATCGAGCACGCCAGCCGGATCAAAGCCCGCTCGGAAAGCGCCGAGCAACTCGACCGCCTCGAGGTCCCGCGCCTGGAGCTACCGACGATCGCCGACGGGGTGGATCTGGGAAGTTTGTACGAGTTGGCGGAAACGCTTGCGCAGCAAGGCGTCCGATGA
- a CDS encoding S1 family peptidase, translated as MTTAQRVRLTARAALMALVALIAGVAPVATADGKVPMGGGAGIVVNGDTYCTLTSIGNDNTGALIGFTSAHCGGPGAQVASEDRPADGVIGTMVAGNDGLDYAVIRFDPAKVQPISNYKGFVIDGIGPDPTFGEVACKLGRTTGYSCGVTWGPGQDPGTIVNQVCGQPGDSGAPVTVNNKLVGMIHGAFSEDLPTCVVKFIPLHTPAVTMSINAILGDVAGKNRPGTGFVPTADVG; from the coding sequence GTGACGACCGCGCAGCGTGTGCGCCTGACGGCGAGGGCCGCATTGATGGCCCTTGTCGCCCTGATCGCCGGCGTGGCACCGGTCGCGACGGCCGACGGCAAGGTGCCCATGGGCGGTGGGGCGGGGATCGTCGTCAACGGCGACACCTACTGCACGCTGACGTCCATCGGCAACGACAACACCGGCGCGCTCATCGGCTTCACCTCCGCGCACTGCGGCGGCCCCGGCGCCCAGGTGGCCTCCGAGGATCGGCCCGCCGACGGCGTGATCGGCACCATGGTCGCCGGCAACGACGGCCTGGACTACGCGGTGATCCGGTTCGACCCTGCCAAGGTGCAGCCGATCTCGAACTACAAGGGCTTCGTCATCGACGGCATCGGGCCGGATCCGACGTTCGGTGAGGTCGCCTGCAAGCTCGGCCGCACCACCGGCTACTCGTGCGGCGTGACCTGGGGCCCCGGCCAGGACCCGGGCACGATCGTCAACCAGGTGTGCGGACAGCCCGGCGATTCCGGTGCACCGGTCACGGTGAACAACAAGCTGGTCGGCATGATCCACGGCGCGTTCAGCGAGGACCTGCCCACCTGCGTGGTCAAGTTCATCCCGCTGCACACACCCGCGGTGACGATGTCGATCAACGCGATCCTGGGCGATGTCGCAGGCAAGAACCGGCCCGGCACCGGTTTCGTGCCGACAGCCGACGTCGGCTGA
- a CDS encoding NUDIX hydrolase — MTQGSPRSAGLGALTPEYRPPWLAPLVDNVDRVPHAYRRKVPPELLAAVVEAREAGTNARDAAVLVLFSGPSSGYTDGRLPDDADLLLTVRAGSLRHHAGQAAFPGGAADPGDDGPVGTALREAQEETGIDPDRLHPLAVLERMFIPPSGFHVVPVLAYSPDPGPVAVVDKGETALVARVPVRAFINPENRLMVYRTGAGRGLAGPAFLLNQMLVWGFTGHVISAMLDVAGWSQPWNSEDVRELDEAMALVGSSEEPL; from the coding sequence GTGACCCAGGGTTCCCCCCGATCGGCAGGCTTGGGCGCGCTCACCCCGGAGTACCGGCCGCCCTGGCTGGCACCGTTGGTCGACAACGTCGACCGTGTTCCGCATGCGTATCGCCGCAAGGTTCCCCCTGAGCTGTTGGCGGCGGTTGTCGAAGCGCGCGAGGCCGGGACCAATGCACGCGACGCCGCCGTGCTCGTGTTGTTCTCCGGGCCGAGCTCCGGTTACACCGACGGCCGGTTGCCCGACGACGCCGATCTGTTGCTGACGGTGCGGGCAGGCTCGCTGCGCCACCATGCCGGCCAGGCCGCGTTTCCCGGCGGGGCGGCCGACCCGGGGGACGACGGGCCGGTGGGCACTGCGCTGCGAGAAGCGCAGGAGGAGACCGGCATTGACCCCGACCGCCTGCATCCGCTGGCCGTCCTCGAGCGAATGTTCATCCCGCCCTCGGGTTTTCATGTCGTACCGGTGCTGGCGTACTCACCGGATCCGGGCCCGGTGGCCGTCGTCGACAAGGGTGAGACCGCGCTCGTCGCGCGAGTTCCGGTGCGGGCGTTCATCAATCCTGAGAACCGGCTGATGGTTTACCGCACGGGCGCTGGACGCGGCCTGGCGGGGCCGGCATTTCTGCTCAACCAGATGTTGGTGTGGGGGTTCACCGGACACGTAATCTCAGCGATGCTCGATGTGGCCGGTTGGTCGCAACCGTGGAACAGCGAGGACGTCCGGGAGTTGGACGAGGCCATGGCGCTCGTCGGAAGCAGTGAGGAGCCCCTGTGA
- the crp gene encoding cAMP-activated global transcriptional regulator CRP, giving the protein MDEILARAGIFQGVEPSAVSALTKQLQPVDFPRGHTVFAEGEPGDRLYIIISGKVKIGRRSPDGRENLLTIMGPSDMFGELSIFDPGPRTSSATTITEVRAVSMDRDALRAWIADRPEIAEQLLRVLARRLRRTNNNLADLIFTDVPGRVAKQLLQLAQRFGTQEGGALRVTHDLTQEEIAQLVGASRETVNKALADFAHRGWIRLEGKSVLISDSERLARRAR; this is encoded by the coding sequence GTGGACGAGATCCTGGCGAGGGCCGGAATCTTCCAGGGAGTTGAACCCAGCGCTGTTTCCGCGCTGACGAAACAGCTTCAGCCGGTTGACTTCCCGCGGGGACATACGGTCTTCGCCGAGGGTGAGCCCGGCGACCGGCTGTACATCATCATCTCCGGGAAGGTGAAGATCGGCCGCCGCTCGCCGGACGGCCGGGAAAACCTGCTGACAATCATGGGTCCGTCGGACATGTTCGGTGAGCTGTCGATCTTCGATCCGGGCCCGCGGACGTCTAGCGCCACCACCATCACCGAGGTACGCGCAGTCTCCATGGACCGCGACGCGCTGCGGGCGTGGATCGCCGACCGGCCCGAGATCGCCGAGCAGTTGCTGCGGGTGCTGGCTCGCCGCCTGCGCCGCACCAACAACAACCTCGCCGACCTGATCTTCACCGATGTCCCGGGGCGCGTCGCCAAGCAGCTGCTGCAGCTGGCACAGCGATTCGGCACCCAGGAGGGCGGCGCACTGCGGGTCACCCACGACCTCACGCAGGAGGAGATCGCCCAGCTTGTCGGCGCCTCACGCGAGACGGTGAACAAGGCGCTGGCCGATTTCGCCCACCGCGGGTGGATCCGCCTGGAGGGCAAGAGCGTGCTGATCAGCGACAGCGAGCGGTTGGCTCGCCGAGCGAGGTAA
- a CDS encoding TlpA family protein disulfide reductase, whose protein sequence is MTTSTRWTLVVLAVAAALIAAFALELGDTPSGSGGSPGAQLSRTHRDADTPEALAEPRRRADLPPCPAAADNPGPKELRGIVVECAGDGAQVDVARALAGRPVVLNLWAYWCGPCTEELPAMADYQRRVGPDVAVVTVHQDENETAGLLRLAELGVRLPTLQDGQRRIAAALGVPNVMPATVILRADGSVAKILPQAFTSADEIAAAVKNAMQ, encoded by the coding sequence ATGACGACGTCGACCCGCTGGACGCTGGTGGTGCTCGCGGTGGCGGCCGCCCTGATCGCAGCATTTGCCCTCGAACTCGGCGACACCCCGTCGGGGTCGGGCGGTTCGCCGGGTGCCCAGCTATCGCGGACACACCGCGACGCCGACACGCCCGAGGCGCTGGCCGAGCCGCGCCGGCGCGCCGACCTGCCGCCGTGCCCGGCCGCGGCCGACAACCCCGGGCCGAAGGAGTTGCGCGGCATCGTCGTCGAGTGTGCGGGCGACGGCGCACAGGTAGATGTGGCCCGCGCGCTGGCCGGTCGCCCGGTGGTGCTCAACCTCTGGGCCTACTGGTGCGGGCCGTGCACGGAGGAACTGCCTGCGATGGCGGACTACCAGCGCCGAGTCGGGCCGGACGTGGCCGTGGTGACCGTGCATCAGGATGAGAACGAGACGGCCGGCCTGTTGCGACTGGCCGAGCTCGGCGTGCGACTACCCACGCTGCAGGACGGCCAGCGCCGGATCGCCGCGGCGTTGGGAGTGCCCAACGTGATGCCCGCGACCGTCATACTGCGCGCGGACGGTAGCGTTGCCAAAATCCTGCCGCAGGCGTTCACCAGTGCCGACGAGATCGCTGCCGCGGTGAAGAATGCAATGCAGTGA
- a CDS encoding DUF4177 domain-containing protein yields MSQPTTWEYATVPLLTHATKQILDQWGADGWELVAVLPGPTGEQHVAYLKRPK; encoded by the coding sequence ATGAGTCAACCGACGACATGGGAATACGCCACGGTTCCGCTGCTGACCCACGCGACCAAGCAGATCCTCGACCAGTGGGGCGCCGACGGCTGGGAACTGGTCGCCGTCCTCCCCGGTCCTACCGGTGAACAACACGTCGCGTACCTGAAGCGGCCCAAGTGA
- a CDS encoding phage holin family protein yields MSNGDRKTGVPTTVTSIPLVDPNALPANPSVGDLVKDATAQMSTLVRAEVELAKAEITRDVKKGLTGSVFFILALVVLFYSTFFLFFFLAELLDTWLWRWVAFLIVFLLMVVTTAVFALFGYLKVRRIRGPQKTIESVKEAREAFTPGHDRSPAKVATTGTPPPTDPSGW; encoded by the coding sequence GTGAGCAATGGCGATCGCAAGACCGGTGTACCCACCACCGTCACCTCGATCCCGCTGGTGGATCCGAACGCGCTACCGGCCAATCCCTCCGTTGGCGATCTGGTCAAGGACGCCACCGCACAGATGTCCACGCTCGTGCGCGCCGAGGTCGAGCTCGCCAAGGCGGAGATCACCCGCGACGTGAAGAAGGGCCTCACCGGCAGCGTCTTCTTCATCCTCGCGCTGGTTGTGCTGTTCTACTCGACGTTCTTCCTCTTCTTCTTCCTCGCCGAGCTGCTGGACACCTGGCTGTGGCGCTGGGTGGCCTTCCTGATCGTCTTCCTGCTGATGGTGGTCACCACCGCGGTGTTCGCCCTGTTCGGGTATCTGAAGGTCCGCCGGATCCGCGGACCGCAGAAGACCATCGAATCGGTCAAGGAAGCGCGCGAGGCATTCACCCCCGGCCACGACAGGTCACCGGCCAAGGTCGCCACCACGGGCACCCCGCCGCCCACTGATCCCTCCGGCTGGTGA
- a CDS encoding MBL fold metallo-hydrolase: MTHPAYGILRPVTESASVLLCNNPGIMTLDGTNTWVLRGPGSDEMVIVDPGPDDDEHIGRLAELGTISLVLISHKHEDHTGGIDKIVDRTGAVVRSVGSGFLRGLGGPLSDGEVIDAAGLRITVMATPGHTADSLSFLVDGAKGKRSAGKGPVLTADTVLGRGTTVIDDEDGSLTQYLESLRRLQGLGRRTVLPGHGPDLDDLEAVTAMYLAHREERLDQVRQALRVLGEDASARQVVEHVYTDVNEELWDAAEKSVRAQLDYLRA; the protein is encoded by the coding sequence ATGACCCATCCGGCGTACGGGATTCTGCGGCCGGTGACCGAATCGGCCTCCGTACTGCTGTGCAACAACCCCGGGATCATGACGCTGGACGGCACCAACACGTGGGTGCTGCGCGGGCCCGGCAGCGACGAGATGGTGATCGTCGACCCGGGTCCCGACGACGACGAGCACATCGGCAGGCTCGCCGAACTCGGCACCATTTCGCTGGTGCTGATCAGTCACAAGCACGAGGACCACACCGGCGGCATCGACAAGATCGTCGACCGCACGGGTGCGGTGGTGCGCTCGGTGGGCAGCGGGTTCCTGCGCGGGCTCGGCGGTCCGCTGAGCGACGGCGAAGTCATCGACGCCGCCGGCCTGCGGATCACCGTGATGGCCACCCCGGGTCACACCGCCGACTCATTGTCGTTCCTGGTCGATGGCGCCAAGGGCAAGCGCAGCGCCGGGAAAGGTCCGGTGCTGACCGCCGATACCGTGCTGGGCCGGGGGACCACCGTCATCGACGACGAGGACGGCAGCCTGACTCAGTACCTGGAATCCCTGCGCCGGCTGCAGGGGCTCGGACGTCGCACTGTGCTGCCGGGCCACGGTCCCGACCTCGACGACCTCGAAGCCGTCACTGCGATGTATCTCGCGCATCGCGAGGAACGGCTCGATCAGGTACGCCAGGCTCTGCGGGTGCTGGGTGAGGACGCCAGTGCGCGCCAGGTTGTCGAGCACGTCTACACCGACGTGAACGAGGAATTATGGGACGCGGCCGAGAAATCGGTGCGCGCCCAGCTGGACTACCTGCGGGCGTGA
- a CDS encoding alpha/beta fold hydrolase: MAQPDPSVTRIAGPWRHFDVHANGIRFHCVESTHDRDARAESAAGASRPLVILLHGFGSFWWSWRHQLRGLSGARVVAVDLRGYGGSDKPPRGYDGWTLAGDTAGLIRALGHSSATLVGHADGGLVCWATAVLHPRAVRAIALVSSPHPAALRASALGRRDQGRALLPTLLRYQLPIWPERALTRHNADLLEHLVRSRASGKWLASEDFSETIAHMRRAIQIPSAAHSALEYQRWAVRSQLRSEGWRFMKLMNRPLVVPLLHLRGDADPYVLADPVDRTQRYAPRGRFVAVSGVGHFAHEEAPDEVNDHLRRFLGQVYDTTR, encoded by the coding sequence ATGGCTCAACCGGATCCCTCGGTCACCCGCATCGCGGGGCCGTGGCGGCATTTCGACGTTCACGCCAACGGAATCCGGTTCCACTGTGTCGAATCGACCCATGACCGTGATGCGCGCGCCGAGTCGGCGGCGGGCGCGTCGCGGCCGTTGGTGATCTTGCTACACGGTTTCGGCTCGTTCTGGTGGTCGTGGCGCCACCAGCTGCGCGGTCTGTCCGGCGCCCGGGTGGTCGCCGTCGATCTGCGGGGTTACGGCGGCAGCGACAAGCCCCCGCGCGGCTACGACGGCTGGACCCTCGCCGGTGACACCGCCGGGTTGATCCGGGCGCTCGGCCACAGCTCGGCCACGCTGGTGGGGCACGCCGACGGCGGCCTGGTGTGCTGGGCGACAGCGGTGTTGCATCCGCGGGCGGTGCGGGCGATCGCACTGGTGAGCTCGCCGCATCCCGCCGCACTGCGGGCCTCGGCGCTCGGAAGGCGCGACCAGGGCCGCGCCCTGCTGCCGACGCTGCTGCGGTATCAGCTACCGATCTGGCCCGAGCGCGCCCTCACCCGGCACAACGCCGACCTGCTCGAGCATCTGGTGCGCAGCCGCGCATCCGGTAAATGGCTTGCTTCCGAGGACTTTTCGGAAACCATCGCGCACATGCGCCGGGCCATCCAGATCCCGTCGGCGGCGCACTCCGCGCTGGAGTACCAGCGCTGGGCGGTGCGCAGCCAACTGCGCAGCGAGGGTTGGCGATTCATGAAGCTGATGAACCGTCCGCTCGTCGTTCCGCTGCTACACCTGCGCGGCGACGCAGACCCCTACGTGCTCGCCGACCCGGTGGACCGCACCCAGCGGTACGCGCCCCGCGGCAGGTTCGTGGCGGTCTCGGGCGTCGGGCACTTCGCCCACGAAGAGGCCCCCGACGAGGTCAACGATCACCTGCGGCGGTTCCTCGGGCAGGTCTACGACACCACTAGGTGA
- the nth gene encoding endonuclease III — protein MTTNSPSTRRKTAGGAATPPAASKAEAKKWDSETHLGLVRRARRMNRTLATAFPHVYCELDFTNPLELTVATILSAQSTDKGVNRTTPALFKKYRTALDYAQADRTELEELVRPTGFYRNKANSLIRLGQELVERFDGEVPRTLDELVTLPGVGRKTANVILGNAFNIPGITVDTHFGRLVRRWRWTAEEDPVKVEHIVGDLIERSEWTLLSHRVIFHGRRVCHARKPACGVCVLAKDCPSFGLGPTDPLTAAPLVKGPETEHLLALAGL, from the coding sequence GTGACCACGAACAGCCCGTCAACCAGGCGCAAGACCGCTGGCGGCGCTGCGACCCCGCCGGCCGCGAGCAAGGCGGAAGCAAAGAAGTGGGACTCCGAAACCCATCTGGGCCTGGTCCGGCGCGCCAGACGGATGAACCGCACCTTGGCCACGGCGTTTCCGCACGTCTACTGCGAGCTCGACTTCACCAACCCGCTGGAACTGACCGTCGCCACGATTCTGTCGGCGCAGTCCACCGATAAGGGCGTCAACCGGACCACGCCGGCGCTGTTCAAGAAGTACCGCACCGCCCTCGACTACGCGCAGGCGGACCGCACCGAACTCGAGGAGTTGGTCCGGCCCACCGGCTTCTACCGAAACAAGGCCAATTCACTGATCCGGCTGGGCCAGGAACTCGTCGAGCGGTTCGACGGCGAAGTACCGCGCACCCTCGACGAACTGGTGACATTGCCCGGCGTGGGCCGCAAGACCGCCAACGTGATCTTGGGCAATGCCTTCAACATTCCCGGTATCACCGTTGACACCCATTTCGGCCGCCTCGTCCGCCGCTGGCGGTGGACCGCCGAGGAAGACCCGGTCAAGGTCGAACACATCGTGGGCGACCTGATCGAGCGCAGTGAGTGGACATTACTGAGCCATCGAGTGATTTTTCACGGCCGACGGGTCTGCCATGCCCGAAAGCCGGCCTGCGGAGTGTGTGTGCTGGCCAAGGACTGCCCGTCCTTCGGTCTCGGGCCCACCGATCCGCTGACCGCCGCGCCGCTGGTCAAGGGCCCCGAGACCGAGCATCTGCTGGCCCTGGCCGGTCTCTGA